A genomic window from Leptolyngbya sp. BL0902 includes:
- the nrdR gene encoding transcriptional regulator NrdR → MHCPFCQHPNNRVLESRAAESGRSIRRRRECLQCERRFTTYERIEYVPVTVIKRSADQELFDRSKLLRGIVRACEKTPVCSQVMEGIVDDIEAELQQRHHREVSSAEIGEMVLTKLRPLNEVAFVRFASVYRQFQGIRDFTDTLSQLQDVESSVYEEDRPPSEGNQAAESPLTYPAPALSS, encoded by the coding sequence ATGCATTGTCCTTTTTGCCAACATCCCAATAATCGCGTGCTAGAATCCCGTGCTGCCGAGTCGGGGCGCAGCATTCGGCGACGGCGAGAATGCCTCCAGTGTGAGCGACGCTTTACCACCTACGAGCGCATCGAATACGTCCCGGTGACGGTGATCAAACGCAGCGCCGATCAAGAATTATTCGACCGTTCCAAACTCCTGCGGGGCATTGTGCGGGCCTGCGAAAAAACCCCGGTTTGCTCCCAAGTGATGGAGGGCATTGTTGATGACATTGAGGCCGAACTGCAACAGCGCCACCATCGAGAAGTCAGCAGCGCCGAAATTGGCGAAATGGTGCTGACCAAACTGCGCCCCCTCAACGAAGTCGCCTTTGTCCGGTTTGCCTCCGTTTATCGCCAGTTCCAGGGCATCCGCGACTTTACCGACACCCTCAGCCAGCTCCAGGATGTTGAGTCCTCGGTGTACGAGGAAGATCGTCCCCCGTCGGAGGGGAACCAGGCCGCAGAATCTCCGCTGACCTACCCCGCTCCCGCGTTGTCTTCCTAA
- a CDS encoding HAD family hydrolase — MLRCGQRFLPGVNAVIFDKDGTLADSRQFLIKLAQARSQRCADVVPRGSHSARTSPGDLVMDLLAMFGITDTAMNPDGLMAAGTRQSNIEAAVQVLRRAGIPANEALEAWVSEQFDLADRDLIPKARHTPPFPGTGAMLQRLKQGGLKIGVLSSDGGANVAEFLRHHHLMTWVDDWQGTEAHEPPKPAPDLLYRLGQRMGVEVAHTVIVGDSWADHALAQNAGIPFISVSDAWGRPPIAGADFVLHTWDDLRTA, encoded by the coding sequence GTGCTCCGTTGTGGTCAGCGGTTTCTGCCAGGGGTAAATGCCGTCATTTTTGACAAGGACGGCACCCTGGCGGATTCACGGCAATTTCTCATTAAGTTAGCCCAAGCGCGTAGTCAGCGCTGTGCGGATGTCGTCCCTCGTGGGTCACATTCAGCCCGAACATCGCCAGGGGATCTCGTTATGGATCTCTTGGCGATGTTTGGTATTACGGACACCGCCATGAACCCCGATGGGCTGATGGCGGCGGGGACTCGGCAATCAAATATTGAAGCGGCGGTTCAGGTATTGCGACGGGCGGGCATTCCAGCCAACGAAGCCTTAGAAGCTTGGGTGTCCGAGCAGTTTGACCTAGCAGATCGGGATCTGATTCCTAAGGCGCGTCATACGCCGCCCTTCCCCGGCACGGGGGCGATGCTTCAGCGCCTTAAGCAGGGTGGGCTGAAAATCGGCGTATTGTCCTCCGATGGCGGAGCTAACGTCGCGGAGTTTTTGCGTCACCATCACCTCATGACCTGGGTAGACGACTGGCAGGGCACCGAGGCTCACGAGCCGCCCAAGCCCGCCCCGGATTTGCTGTATCGCCTGGGTCAGCGGATGGGGGTGGAGGTCGCCCATACTGTAATTGTGGGGGACAGTTGGGCCGACCATGCCCTGGCCCAAAATGCCGGAATCCCTTTTATTTCAGTGTCTGACGCCTGGGGCCGACCGCCCATCGCAGGGGCAGATTTTGTGCTTCACACCTGGGACGACTTGAGGACAGCTTGA
- the acnA gene encoding aconitate hydratase AcnA, with protein MNSFNAKTTLPVGDKTYTIYSLPEAEKSLGDVSRLPFSLKVLLENLLRYEDGRSVTAEDVRAIATWLQTQTSNREIAYRPARVLMQDFTGVPAVVDLAAMRDAMVNLGGDPNKINPLSPVDLVIDHSVMVDSFGSDHAFGENVEKEFERNHERYAFLRWGQNAFDNFRVVPPGTGICHQVNLEYLAQVVWTKDVDGETQAYPDTLVGTDSHTTMINGLAVLGWGVGGIEAEAAMLGQPISMLIPEVVGFKLTGQLPEGATATDLVLTVVQMLRAKGVVGKFVEFYGNGLDHLTLADRATLANMAPEYGATCGFFPIDAETVKYLEFSGRDPERIALVEAYAKAQGMWRDANTPDPVFTDSLSLNLATVEPSLAGPKRPQDRVRLSDLANQFKTADFPGFSGKDYAEKRSVPVAGADYPLTDGDVVIAAITSCTNTSNPSVMIGAGLVARKAREKGLSVKPWVKTSLAPGSQVVSDYLEKANLQADLDALGFNLVGYGCTTCIGNSGPLPAPIASAIDENDLVVGAVLSGNRNFEGRVSPHTKANYLASPPLVVAYAIAGNLAIDLKSDPIGQDSAGNPVYLKDIWPSAAEIQEVMAQALTPEMFRSRYSNVFLGTESWQQIDTVEQQTYPWQGESTYVQNPPYFVEMAASTSDQSFGDILGARPLAILGDSITTDHISPAGAIKADSPAGHYLVGNNVVAADFNSYGSRRGNHEIMMRGTFANIRLKNEMVPGSSGGVTKHMPDGETLSIYDASMKYQAEGTPLIVIAGKEYGTGSSRDWAAKGTRLLGVKAVVAESFERIHRSNLVGMGVLPLQFTEGTHRGVLNLDGSETFDLKGLSGGIQPGMTVNLVIHRADGTSTDVPLLCRIDTLDEVEYFLNGGILQYVLRQLLAA; from the coding sequence GTGAATAGCTTCAACGCCAAAACCACCCTGCCCGTTGGGGACAAAACCTACACGATTTATAGTCTGCCCGAAGCGGAAAAAAGCCTAGGTGATGTCAGCCGTTTGCCCTTTAGCCTGAAGGTGCTATTGGAAAACCTGCTGCGCTACGAAGACGGGCGCTCGGTGACGGCGGAGGATGTACGAGCCATTGCGACTTGGCTGCAAACCCAGACCTCTAATCGGGAAATTGCCTACCGTCCGGCGCGGGTGCTGATGCAGGACTTTACCGGGGTGCCTGCGGTGGTAGATCTCGCCGCCATGCGCGATGCCATGGTGAATCTGGGCGGCGATCCCAATAAGATCAATCCCCTGTCTCCGGTGGATTTGGTAATTGACCACTCGGTGATGGTGGATTCCTTTGGCAGCGACCATGCCTTTGGCGAAAACGTGGAGAAGGAATTTGAGCGCAACCACGAACGCTACGCCTTTTTGCGCTGGGGGCAGAATGCCTTTGATAACTTCCGGGTGGTGCCCCCCGGCACGGGCATTTGCCACCAGGTGAACCTGGAATACCTGGCCCAGGTGGTGTGGACGAAGGACGTGGACGGCGAAACCCAAGCCTACCCCGACACCCTGGTGGGCACCGACAGCCACACGACCATGATCAACGGCTTGGCGGTGCTGGGCTGGGGCGTGGGCGGCATTGAGGCCGAGGCGGCGATGCTGGGTCAACCCATTTCCATGCTAATTCCCGAAGTGGTGGGCTTTAAGCTGACCGGGCAACTGCCGGAAGGAGCCACCGCCACTGACCTAGTGCTGACCGTGGTGCAAATGCTGCGGGCCAAGGGCGTGGTGGGCAAGTTTGTGGAGTTCTACGGCAACGGGCTAGATCACCTCACCCTGGCGGATCGGGCCACCCTGGCCAACATGGCCCCAGAGTATGGTGCCACCTGCGGCTTCTTCCCCATCGATGCCGAAACCGTGAAGTATCTGGAGTTCTCCGGGCGTGACCCCGAACGCATTGCCCTGGTGGAAGCCTACGCCAAGGCCCAGGGCATGTGGCGCGATGCCAACACCCCCGACCCCGTCTTCACCGACAGCCTCTCCCTCAACCTGGCCACGGTGGAACCCTCCCTGGCAGGGCCAAAGCGTCCCCAGGATCGGGTGCGTCTGTCGGACTTGGCCAACCAGTTCAAGACCGCAGATTTCCCCGGTTTCAGCGGTAAGGACTACGCCGAGAAGCGCTCCGTGCCCGTGGCGGGGGCCGACTATCCCCTCACCGATGGCGATGTGGTGATTGCGGCGATCACGAGCTGCACCAACACCTCCAACCCCTCGGTGATGATTGGGGCAGGTCTGGTGGCCCGCAAAGCCCGCGAGAAAGGGCTGTCCGTGAAGCCCTGGGTGAAGACCTCCCTGGCACCGGGGAGCCAGGTGGTGAGCGACTATCTGGAAAAAGCCAACCTGCAAGCGGATCTCGATGCCCTGGGCTTTAACCTGGTGGGCTACGGCTGCACCACCTGCATCGGCAACTCTGGGCCCCTGCCCGCCCCCATCGCCAGCGCCATTGATGAAAACGATCTGGTCGTGGGTGCCGTCCTCTCTGGCAACCGCAACTTTGAGGGCCGCGTCAGCCCCCACACCAAGGCCAACTACCTGGCCTCGCCGCCCCTGGTGGTAGCCTACGCCATCGCCGGAAACCTGGCCATCGACCTGAAGAGCGACCCCATCGGCCAAGATTCCGCCGGAAATCCCGTCTACCTGAAGGACATCTGGCCCAGCGCCGCCGAAATCCAGGAAGTCATGGCCCAGGCGCTCACCCCCGAAATGTTCCGCAGCCGCTACAGCAACGTGTTCCTCGGCACCGAAAGCTGGCAGCAAATCGACACCGTGGAGCAGCAAACCTATCCCTGGCAGGGCGAAAGCACCTACGTGCAAAATCCGCCATACTTTGTGGAGATGGCCGCCAGCACCAGCGATCAGAGCTTCGGCGACATCCTCGGTGCCCGTCCCCTAGCCATCCTGGGCGACAGCATCACCACCGACCACATTTCCCCGGCAGGGGCGATTAAGGCCGACAGTCCGGCGGGTCACTACCTGGTGGGCAACAACGTGGTCGCGGCGGACTTCAACTCCTACGGTTCTCGGCGGGGCAACCACGAAATCATGATGCGCGGCACCTTTGCCAACATTCGCCTGAAAAACGAGATGGTACCCGGCTCCTCCGGCGGCGTCACCAAGCACATGCCCGATGGCGAAACCCTCTCCATTTACGATGCCTCGATGAAGTATCAGGCCGAGGGCACCCCCCTGATCGTCATCGCGGGCAAAGAATATGGCACCGGATCCTCCCGCGACTGGGCCGCCAAGGGCACCCGCCTGCTAGGGGTGAAAGCCGTCGTCGCCGAGAGCTTCGAGCGCATCCACCGTTCCAACCTGGTGGGTATGGGCGTGTTGCCGCTTCAGTTCACAGAGGGCACCCATCGCGGGGTGCTGAACCTGGATGGTTCCGAAACCTTCGATCTGAAGGGTCTCAGCGGCGGCATCCAGCCTGGGATGACCGTTAATCTGGTGATTCATCGCGCCGATGGCACCAGTACCGACGTGCCGCTCCTCTGCCGCATCGACACCCTCGATGAAGTGGAATACTTCCTCAACGGCGGCATTTTGCAGTACGTGTTGCGCCAGCTCCTCGCCGCTTAA
- the ilvC gene encoding ketol-acid reductoisomerase, which produces MARMYYDSDANLDLLNGKTVAIIGYGSQGHAHALNLKDSGVNVIVGLYEGSKSTAKAEAEGLTVKPVAEAAKLADWVMILLPDEVQKTIYTEAIAPNLEAGNVLLFAHGFNINFGQIVPPASVDVVMVAPKGPGHMVRRTYQEGQGVPCLFAVHQDATGQARDRAMAYAKGIGGTRAGILETTFREETETDLFGEQVVLCGGLSELIKSGFETLVNAGYQPELAYFECLHEVKLIVDLVVEGGLAEMRRSISNTAEYGDYTRGPRIITDETRAEMRKVLKEIQTGQFAREFVLENQSGNAGFTAMRRREAEHPIEEVGKDLRAMFSWLKKV; this is translated from the coding sequence ATGGCCCGCATGTATTACGACAGTGACGCCAACCTAGACCTACTCAACGGCAAAACCGTGGCCATCATCGGCTATGGTTCCCAGGGCCACGCCCACGCCCTCAACCTCAAAGACAGCGGCGTCAATGTCATTGTGGGCCTCTACGAAGGTAGCAAATCCACCGCCAAGGCCGAAGCCGAAGGGCTAACCGTGAAGCCCGTGGCCGAAGCCGCCAAGCTGGCCGACTGGGTGATGATTCTGCTGCCCGACGAAGTGCAAAAGACCATCTACACCGAAGCCATCGCCCCCAACCTAGAGGCGGGGAACGTGCTGCTGTTTGCCCACGGCTTCAACATCAACTTCGGCCAAATTGTGCCCCCCGCCAGCGTGGACGTGGTGATGGTGGCCCCCAAAGGCCCCGGCCACATGGTGCGCCGCACCTACCAAGAGGGCCAAGGTGTCCCCTGTCTGTTTGCCGTCCACCAAGACGCCACCGGGCAGGCCCGTGATCGCGCCATGGCCTACGCCAAGGGTATCGGCGGCACCCGCGCTGGCATCCTAGAAACCACCTTCCGCGAAGAAACCGAAACCGACCTCTTCGGCGAACAGGTGGTGCTGTGCGGTGGCCTTAGCGAACTGATCAAGTCTGGCTTTGAGACCCTAGTGAACGCTGGCTATCAGCCCGAACTGGCCTACTTCGAGTGTCTCCACGAAGTGAAGCTGATTGTGGATCTCGTCGTGGAAGGTGGCCTCGCTGAGATGCGTCGCAGCATCTCCAACACCGCTGAGTACGGCGACTACACCCGTGGCCCCCGCATTATCACCGACGAAACCCGCGCCGAAATGCGCAAGGTGCTGAAGGAAATCCAAACCGGACAGTTTGCCCGTGAATTTGTGCTGGAAAATCAGTCCGGTAACGCTGGCTTTACTGCCATGCGCCGCCGCGAAGCCGAGCACCCCATCGAAGAAGTGGGCAAGGATCTGCGGGCTATGTTTAGCTGGCTGAAGAAGGTCTAA
- a CDS encoding DUF697 domain-containing protein, with protein MAVKQFLWKRPLVVGGLGLSASLWLLEASHLSAFDGSTWLSALALGSGVWWWRQRTSGSPASPRPVAAPVVDRARVEAQIGDLRSLIETLAKETAFIPESEVPALVVGIPTRMATYEAQCQALAHALDRTNLTGVVLGERRSGKSTLIQHLTTTSTGSLAAHREGDENVTSCPVVTWTEVLPVESALIPSGAVEPSPTEFNPAESNLDAVPAALDAADVVLWVTDGDLTASALGQLRQRVIAGQGVIVAFNKTDHYAPTDRLTVLTQLQRQGESLPGSVKVVAVAANPRPITVRRHQAEGGMEEFQEAVPPQLADLDQALSEVLQQGPTWVAATTLRQGEALRQRIQQDINQVRRQRAMPLIDQLQWVAAAAALANPVPTLDVLATVAINGQLMMDLGKIYGFNLSLEDAKAAASTLAGLTVKLGLVELSTQALTLVLKSHFATYLAGGMVQGLSAAYLTRMAGLSLIDYFEQAALAGTPTQALSWDAIAQRLSTVIQQNRQIGFLQNLVKQGISILQPAQTPALMTATTQEPLSLTVPAPEPLTVSAQPVQPAPLPLNP; from the coding sequence ATGGCAGTGAAGCAATTCCTTTGGAAGCGCCCGTTGGTGGTGGGTGGGCTGGGCCTGTCGGCCTCCCTGTGGTTACTGGAGGCGTCCCACCTCAGCGCGTTTGATGGTTCTACCTGGCTCAGCGCCTTGGCTTTAGGGTCTGGGGTTTGGTGGTGGCGGCAGCGAACGTCTGGGTCGCCCGCCAGTCCTCGACCTGTCGCCGCTCCGGTGGTAGATCGGGCTAGGGTAGAAGCCCAGATTGGAGACCTGCGCAGCCTGATTGAGACCCTCGCAAAAGAGACCGCTTTCATCCCAGAATCAGAGGTGCCAGCCTTGGTTGTTGGCATCCCAACTCGGATGGCAACCTACGAGGCCCAGTGTCAGGCGTTGGCCCATGCTCTAGACCGTACCAACCTGACGGGTGTGGTGCTAGGGGAACGGCGCAGCGGCAAAAGTACCTTGATTCAGCACCTCACCACAACATCGACAGGCTCCCTTGCGGCCCATCGCGAGGGCGATGAGAACGTTACCAGTTGCCCAGTCGTCACCTGGACAGAAGTTCTCCCTGTTGAGTCGGCCCTCATTCCATCGGGGGCGGTGGAGCCCAGCCCGACTGAGTTCAACCCGGCTGAGTCCAACCTTGATGCAGTGCCAGCCGCCCTCGACGCTGCCGATGTGGTGCTGTGGGTGACGGATGGCGACCTGACGGCGTCGGCCCTGGGGCAGCTTCGGCAGCGGGTGATTGCCGGACAGGGCGTAATCGTAGCCTTCAATAAAACCGACCATTACGCCCCTACGGATCGGCTAACGGTGCTTACTCAACTTCAGCGCCAGGGCGAGAGCCTTCCCGGATCGGTGAAGGTGGTGGCGGTGGCGGCCAACCCTCGCCCCATCACCGTGCGGCGGCATCAGGCAGAAGGGGGCATGGAGGAATTTCAGGAGGCCGTACCGCCCCAACTAGCCGACCTGGATCAGGCATTGTCTGAGGTGCTTCAGCAGGGGCCAACCTGGGTGGCGGCAACCACGCTGCGCCAAGGGGAAGCCCTACGCCAGCGGATTCAGCAGGACATCAATCAGGTGCGTCGCCAGCGGGCGATGCCGTTGATTGATCAGCTTCAGTGGGTGGCCGCTGCCGCTGCCTTGGCCAACCCTGTGCCCACCCTAGATGTCTTGGCCACCGTGGCCATCAACGGCCAGTTGATGATGGACTTGGGCAAAATCTACGGGTTCAATCTTTCTCTGGAGGACGCCAAGGCCGCTGCCTCCACCCTGGCCGGACTCACTGTAAAACTGGGCCTGGTGGAGCTCTCGACCCAGGCGCTAACCCTGGTGCTCAAAAGCCACTTTGCCACCTACCTGGCCGGAGGCATGGTACAGGGGCTCAGCGCCGCCTACCTCACCCGCATGGCTGGGCTGAGCCTCATCGACTATTTCGAGCAAGCTGCCCTGGCAGGCACCCCCACCCAAGCCCTGTCTTGGGACGCCATTGCCCAGCGGCTATCCACCGTCATTCAGCAAAATCGCCAGATCGGTTTTCTGCAAAACCTGGTAAAACAGGGCATCAGTATCCTCCAACCCGCCCAAACCCCAGCCCTGATGACCGCGACAACCCAGGAACCCCTTTCCCTCACTGTCCCTGCCCCCGAACCCCTCACCGTCTCCGCCCAACCCGTCCAACCCGCTCCCCTTCCCCTCAACCCCTAA
- a CDS encoding 30S ribosomal protein S1, with product MLNQDVKDTGIGFTHEDFAALLDKYDYHFNPGDTVTGTVFSLEPRGALIDIGAKTAAYLPIQEMSINRVDHPEEVLRFNETREFFILTDENEDGQLTLSIRRIEYMRAWERVRQLQQEDATVRSGVFATNRGGALVRIEGLRGFIPGSHISTRKPKEDLVGEDLPLKFLEVDEERNRLVLSHRRALVERKMNGLQVGEVVLGAVRGLKPYGAFIDIGGVSGLLHISEISHDHIDTPHSVLNVNDEIKVMIIDLDAERGRISLSTKQLEPEPGDMVKNPDLVFDKAEEMAAKYRENLRKQAAEKEAALHGEEVYEDEEAALAVD from the coding sequence ATGCTCAATCAGGACGTAAAGGACACGGGAATCGGGTTTACACACGAAGACTTTGCTGCACTGCTGGACAAGTACGACTACCACTTCAATCCTGGCGACACCGTGACCGGGACTGTGTTTAGCTTGGAGCCCAGAGGTGCCCTGATTGACATCGGTGCTAAAACGGCAGCTTATCTGCCCATCCAAGAAATGTCCATCAACCGCGTGGATCATCCCGAAGAAGTGCTGCGCTTCAACGAAACCCGCGAGTTCTTCATCCTCACCGACGAAAACGAAGACGGTCAGCTCACCCTGTCCATCCGCCGGATTGAGTACATGCGGGCCTGGGAACGGGTACGTCAGCTCCAGCAAGAAGACGCCACCGTGCGCTCCGGCGTGTTTGCTACCAACCGAGGCGGTGCCCTGGTGCGGATCGAAGGTCTGCGCGGCTTTATTCCCGGTTCCCACATCAGCACCCGCAAGCCCAAGGAAGACCTGGTGGGCGAAGATCTGCCCCTGAAGTTCCTGGAAGTGGACGAAGAGCGCAACCGCCTGGTGCTCAGCCACCGTCGTGCCCTGGTAGAGCGCAAGATGAACGGTCTGCAAGTGGGCGAAGTGGTGCTGGGTGCCGTGCGCGGCCTCAAGCCCTACGGTGCCTTCATCGACATCGGCGGCGTCAGCGGTCTGCTGCACATTTCCGAAATTTCCCACGACCACATTGACACGCCTCACAGCGTGCTAAACGTCAACGACGAAATCAAGGTCATGATCATTGACCTGGATGCCGAGCGCGGTCGGATTTCCCTATCTACCAAGCAGCTTGAGCCGGAACCGGGCGACATGGTGAAGAACCCCGACCTCGTGTTCGACAAAGCCGAGGAAATGGCTGCCAAGTATCGCGAGAACCTGCGTAAGCAAGCCGCCGAGAAGGAAGCCGCCCTCCACGGTGAAGAGGTTTACGAGGACGAGGAAGCCGCCCTCGCCGTTGACTAG